One window of the Seriola aureovittata isolate HTS-2021-v1 ecotype China chromosome 22, ASM2101889v1, whole genome shotgun sequence genome contains the following:
- the zgc:162331 gene encoding sushi domain-containing protein 3: MSPKVGPTSQSTSTHLWTLLCSLLCALVLAKGSTLSNEDQQSNATTPLPEDWTSTTVQLQPDLQTETGTVTEAQTEATTGAPTETQTQSITTNYTGVSCVSVLPPRRGSFYVESGTGVSVGSVLTFWCREGYQLVGSDKIYCTVRNGKPQWSNYLPVCEAIPRPEDRGLRVAVLASVVSGIVILAMSLSFLICCLQERSSRDRAKKEGRSRRREKHSSRRSECWLEREEGDWEAFPPPKIFHLSQRMNPRLAPDSPLYLTGGLNGYENRGYQRSQESLLKASLPGLYRSESQLYPHVVLQRVPTPTAPSAPSAPSAPLYLHLPSSSSAASSPSHAATHGQPHIMAQYPTPTYPPNPNTAVPVYPHPTPAPIYPNPNPIPQRPWQ; the protein is encoded by the exons ATGTCTCCCAAAGTGGGTCCCACCAGTCAAAGCACCAGCACCCACCTCTGGACGCTGCTGTGCTCCCTGCTCTGTGCACTGGTCCTGGCTAAAGGCTCCACACTGAGCAATGAGGACCAGCAGAGCAACGCTACCACGCCGCTGCCGGAGGACTGGACCAGTACGACAGTCCAGCTGCAGCCAGACCTGCAGACTGAAACCGGGACTGTGACGGAAGCTCAGACTGAAGCAACGACAGGGGCTCCAACAGAGACGCAGACTCAGAGCATCACCACCAACTACACAG gtgTGTCCTGCGTGTCTGTCCTCCCACCACGCCGGGGTTCCTTCTACGTTGAAAGTGGCACAGGCGTGTCGGTCGGCAGCGTGCTGACCTTCTGGTGCAGAGAGGGATACCAGCTGGTCGGCAGCGACAAAATCTACTGCACTGTCAGGAATGGCAAACCACAGTGGAGCAACTACCTACCTGTCTGTGAAG CGATCCCCAGGCCGGAGGACCGTGGTCTGAGAGTGGCTGTGTTGGCTTCAGTGGTGAGTGGCATCGTCATCCTCGCTATGTCCCTGTCCTTCCTCATCTGCTGTCTGCAGGAACGATCCAGCCGGGACCGAGCCAAGAAGGAGGGACGGAGCAG GCGCAGAGAGAAGCACTCATCCCGTCGCAGTGAGTGTTGgctagagagagaggagggcgaTTGGGAAGCCTTCCCTCCTCCCAAGATCTTCCACCTCTCGCAGAGGATGAACCCCCGTCTGGCTCCCGACAGCCCCCTCTACCTTACTGGAGGCCTCAATGGATATGAGAACAGAGGATACCAGAG GAGTCAGGAGAGTCTGCTGAAGGCCTCCCTGCCCGGACTCTACCGCTCCGAGTCCCAGCTGTACCCGCACGTCGTCCTGCAGAGGGTCCCAACTCCGACAGCACCCTCCGCCCCTTCCGCACCATCCGCTCCTCTCtacctccacctcccctcctcctcctctgctgcctcctcaccTTCCCACGCAGCCACCCACGGCCAGCCTCACATCATGGCGCAGTACCCCACCCCGACGTACCCGCCAAACCCCAACACGGCTGTGCCCGTCTACCCGCACCCAACACCAGCGCCTATctaccccaaccctaacccgATACCGCAGAGGCCATGGCAGTAG